The Solanum lycopersicum chromosome 9, SLM_r2.1 genome window below encodes:
- the LOC138338438 gene encoding uncharacterized protein → MFAPLNLEEGQSSTRPPHFNGHFYSWWKVRTFYYLMAEDSELWDIVLDEPFIPMMEEKDGEKTSLVPKPRQKYDEADRKKIEKGYKAKTLLVCRIGPDEFNRVSACESAKEIWDCLNTAHEGTEQVKKSKIDMLTSRYENFKMKEGETIHDMFTKLSSIRNEL, encoded by the coding sequence ATGTTTGCTCCACTTAATCTCGAAGAAGGTCAGTCGTCAACAAGACCTCCCCATTTCAATGGACATTTctacagttggtggaaagttagaacGTTTTATTACCTCATGGCTGAAGACAGCGAGTTATGGGATATTGTACTTGATGAACCATTTATTCCAATGATGGAAGAAAAGGATGGAGAGAAAACTAGTCTTGTTCCAAAGCCTAGACAGAAATACGACGAAGCTGATAGAAAAAAGATCGAAAAGGGCTATAAAGCAAAAACTCTTCTTGTCTGTCggataggacctgatgagttCAACAGGGTGTCAGCTTGTGAGTCTGCTAAGGAAATTTGGGATTGTTTGAATACTGCTcatgaaggaactgaacaagtcaaaAAATCAAAGATTGACATGCTTACCTCTCGATAtgagaacttcaaaatgaaagaaGGAGAAACAATTCATGACATGTTTACAAAATTGTCTTCCATTAGAAATGAGCTGTGA
- the LOC138338439 gene encoding uncharacterized protein: protein MDALIGNLKKHEMNRNYDSSMKEAKKDKSLMLKYKSDEDSSDDDIAYLINRFQKIVRKNNVFKRGTNGSRNATQGDTCYKCGKAGHFIRECPLLKNENKEHQKPTSYKEKRRDLVLGKRDRKAAADLVVKKALAAWGDSSSDSEDPDEPNDVSMVAVHEEETIFNEMFALMAHTENEEEDDQVTLLDMKNDMDNYSLKKLRTLAKVMIDSVIELTSERDTMNAELDSLTGKKS, encoded by the coding sequence ATGGATGCTTTGATTGGAAATCTGAAGAAACATGAGATGAATCGAAATTACGATTCATCAATGAAGGAAGCTAAAAAGGATAAGTCATTGATGCTGAAGTACAAATCAGATGAAGATTCCAGTGATGATGATATCGCATATCTCATCAacagatttcaaaaaattgtgagaaaaaacaatgtttttaaaagaggaacaaatggtTCTCGAAATGCTACTCAAGGTGATACAtgctacaagtgtggaaaagcTGGGCACTTTATCAGAGAGTGTCCTCTGctcaagaatgaaaacaaggAACATCAAAAACCAACAAGTTACAAAGAGAagagaagggacctggtactcgGTAAGAGAGATCGAAAAGCTGCTGCAGATTTGGTGGTCAAAAAGGCTCTTGCTGCGTGGGGGGATTcttcaagtgattcagaagatcCTGATGAACCAAATGATGTGTCTATGGTGGCAGTACATGAGGAGGAAACCattttcaatgaaatgtttgctctcatggctcatacagaaaatgaagaagaggacgaccaggtaactcttcttgatatgaaaaatgacatggataattattctcttaaaaaattgagaacgtTGGCAAAAGTCATGATTGATTCTGTAATTGAGTTAACATCTGAAAGAGACACCATGAATGCTGAACTTGATAGTTTAActggaaaaaaaagttaa